The following proteins come from a genomic window of Paenibacillus spongiae:
- a CDS encoding MarR family transcriptional regulator produces MDMKRCLFCDQLVPVRIQGDYEWFDGCYCATGAFYGIQKDSYDKYNELSYQIKAQMFPIISAYICELTDCEETVALSFEDFETIRQSPRIPITIDDKGNRLLHYLHRHSKGPNEPVVIHRLPVRYNLTYSPNLQELIYIIERLREMEMIERAGSTFKLTERGWREAVATAGGKRLKPCFVMFPDHDDLREEWSEKVFPKMEQCGYLPQTPEPTDKEQYGDHIIRLVSECKLLIADLTEPNPEVYYAAGLALGLQIPVIWTMKRGETKQEALPSKLIRPVVWDNGEDLAAILEHRLTV; encoded by the coding sequence ATGGATATGAAACGTTGTTTATTTTGCGACCAGCTCGTACCTGTACGGATTCAAGGGGATTACGAGTGGTTCGACGGATGTTATTGTGCGACGGGGGCTTTTTATGGGATTCAGAAGGATAGTTACGACAAATATAATGAACTGTCCTATCAAATCAAGGCGCAGATGTTCCCGATTATTTCCGCCTATATATGTGAATTGACGGATTGCGAAGAGACGGTAGCTCTTTCGTTCGAGGATTTCGAGACGATTCGGCAATCGCCTCGGATCCCGATTACGATCGATGATAAAGGCAATCGTCTTCTTCATTATCTGCACCGCCATTCCAAAGGCCCTAATGAGCCTGTTGTCATTCACCGGCTTCCGGTCCGCTACAATTTAACGTACTCGCCGAACCTGCAGGAGCTTATCTATATTATCGAGAGGCTTCGGGAGATGGAGATGATTGAACGGGCGGGCTCTACTTTCAAGCTCACGGAGCGGGGCTGGCGGGAAGCGGTTGCGACTGCGGGCGGAAAACGCTTGAAGCCTTGCTTCGTTATGTTCCCCGATCACGATGATCTGCGGGAGGAGTGGAGCGAGAAGGTGTTTCCGAAGATGGAGCAGTGCGGATATTTGCCGCAGACGCCCGAGCCGACGGACAAAGAACAATATGGCGACCATATTATCAGACTTGTATCCGAGTGCAAGCTGCTCATAGCGGATTTGACGGAGCCGAATCCGGAGGTGTACTATGCGGCCGGCTTAGCGCTTGGGCTGCAGATTCCGGTCATCTGGACGATGAAGCGGGGAGAAACGAAACAAGAGGCGCTGCCTTCCAAGCTGATTCGTCCGGTCGTTTGGGACAATGGCGAAGATCTCGCCGCCATTCTAGAGCATCGATTGACGGTGTAG
- the trxB gene encoding thioredoxin-disulfide reductase, with translation MYKTIIIGTGPGGLTAAIYLARANLNPLVIEGPEPGGQLTTTTEVENFPGFPDGIMGPELMANMRKQAERFGAEFRTGWVNSVDTSKRPFTLTVEGMGELQAESIIVSTGASAKYLGIPGEKDNVGRGVSTCATCDGFFFRNKKIIVVGGGDSAMEEANFLTRFASEVIVVNRRDELRASKIMQDRARGNSKISWALNRTPLEVISDDNGVRGLKVRNNESGAEETIETDGIFIAIGHTPNTAFLGGQLQTDDHGYLLVKPGTTETNIPGVFACGDVQDSRYRQAISAAGTGCMAALDCERYLEAVEINEIQHV, from the coding sequence ATGTATAAAACAATCATTATCGGTACGGGCCCAGGCGGACTTACCGCAGCAATCTATTTGGCAAGAGCGAATCTGAACCCGCTCGTTATTGAAGGACCTGAACCGGGCGGGCAGCTGACGACGACGACCGAGGTGGAGAACTTCCCGGGCTTTCCTGATGGCATTATGGGACCGGAGCTCATGGCTAACATGCGTAAGCAGGCCGAACGATTCGGTGCCGAGTTCCGCACGGGCTGGGTGAATTCGGTGGATACGTCGAAGCGTCCGTTTACGTTGACGGTGGAAGGGATGGGCGAGCTGCAAGCCGAATCGATCATCGTCTCCACGGGTGCTTCCGCCAAATATTTGGGTATCCCCGGCGAGAAGGATAACGTCGGACGCGGCGTAAGCACTTGTGCCACCTGTGACGGATTCTTCTTCCGCAACAAGAAGATTATCGTCGTCGGCGGCGGAGATTCGGCCATGGAAGAAGCCAATTTCTTGACGCGCTTCGCCTCTGAAGTCATCGTCGTGAACCGCCGCGACGAGCTGCGCGCATCGAAAATCATGCAGGACCGCGCCCGGGGCAACAGCAAGATCAGCTGGGCATTAAACCGTACGCCGCTCGAAGTGATCAGCGATGACAACGGCGTGCGCGGCTTGAAGGTCAGAAACAACGAATCGGGTGCCGAAGAGACAATCGAAACCGACGGGATCTTTATTGCGATCGGCCATACGCCGAATACCGCATTCCTGGGCGGACAGCTTCAGACGGATGATCACGGGTATCTCCTCGTGAAGCCGGGCACGACCGAGACGAATATACCCGGGGTATTCGCTTGCGGCGACGTACAAGACAGCCGTTACCGTCAAGCGATCAGCGCGGCCGGAACGGGCTGCATGGCTGCTCTGGACTGCGAGCGGTATCTGGAAGCTGTGGAAATCAATGAAATCCAGCATGTATAA
- a CDS encoding Fur family transcriptional regulator, with amino-acid sequence MSRKGQLTTPRRTIYEIVIDSSDHPTASDIMDRLKNRGCQFAYATVYNSLRYLTEEKMIRELKLEGDASRYDARVEDHQHIVCLTCGKVDEVLVEAPKDWLERIAKETGYVIEDEEILFKGVCSECREKKTAVQ; translated from the coding sequence ATGAGCCGAAAAGGACAGCTTACAACGCCCAGACGAACGATATATGAAATTGTGATCGATTCGTCGGATCATCCTACCGCATCGGATATTATGGACCGGTTGAAAAACCGCGGCTGCCAATTTGCCTACGCAACCGTATATAACTCCTTGCGCTATTTGACAGAAGAGAAGATGATTCGCGAATTGAAGCTCGAAGGGGATGCGAGCCGATACGATGCGCGTGTGGAGGATCACCAGCATATCGTATGCTTAACCTGCGGGAAAGTCGATGAAGTCCTGGTTGAAGCGCCGAAGGATTGGCTGGAACGGATTGCGAAGGAAACCGGGTATGTCATCGAAGACGAAGAAATTCTATTCAAAGGGGTGTGCAGCGAATGCAGAGAGAAGAAAACAGCGGTGCAATGA
- a CDS encoding glutaredoxin family protein: MSVNTNVILYSSTHCQYCKQVKGFLEARGVNYEERNIDTNDQYAEELWNTGMRSVPVTVIGSTNILGFNQTQLTKALAEIQN, translated from the coding sequence ATGTCTGTCAATACGAACGTCATCTTATATTCGAGCACGCACTGCCAATATTGCAAACAGGTGAAGGGCTTCCTGGAAGCGCGCGGCGTGAATTACGAGGAACGCAACATCGATACGAATGACCAGTATGCCGAGGAATTGTGGAACACGGGCATGAGATCCGTTCCCGTCACCGTTATCGGAAGCACGAACATTCTAGGCTTCAATCAAACGCAGCTGACCAAGGCTTTAGCAGAAATTCAAAACTAA
- a CDS encoding beta-galactosidase translates to MADQKRWIGDLFPVGIWVTPPVDEISSDRYREIREAGITFLSGFVEWTGGLDVIRKSLDMAHQNGLKFIVADPRVRQAMAKDADDLPEILRDFSSHPAFMGHNVCDEPSIAQFAELASLAERYRTHLPEALPFVNLFPTYATEQQLGGTYAEYLEQFMSRYKPEVLSYDHYPFLVMKSSDSPDISPRYFYNLHLIREQALLHDVPFWLFIQTLPFNNTNRDPVEEEIRWQVYTSLAYGAKGIQYFTYWTPENGTETFGDAMIDRDGNKTRHYGEVQTVNKELHAIGSTLLGLQSKGIVFHGYEPAFIPARTGSIAPLQAIDGDPALIGCFEDAQGKAKLIVVNQSFRTEATVGLSLQPGPGRQAAVWTKGSRELVGIGSDGMLELSLQPGEGKLVELL, encoded by the coding sequence GTGGCTGACCAAAAGCGATGGATAGGCGATTTATTCCCGGTCGGGATATGGGTGACGCCCCCGGTAGATGAGATTTCATCCGACCGGTATCGGGAAATTCGGGAAGCAGGCATAACGTTCTTGTCCGGTTTTGTTGAATGGACCGGCGGCTTGGACGTCATACGCAAGTCGCTCGATATGGCGCATCAGAATGGACTGAAGTTCATCGTCGCGGATCCGCGAGTCAGGCAAGCGATGGCCAAGGATGCTGACGACCTTCCTGAGATTCTGCGTGATTTCAGCAGCCATCCCGCTTTCATGGGCCATAATGTTTGCGATGAGCCGTCGATTGCCCAATTCGCGGAGCTTGCCTCCTTGGCCGAGAGGTACAGAACGCATCTGCCGGAGGCGCTGCCATTCGTCAATTTGTTCCCCACCTATGCAACCGAGCAGCAGCTGGGAGGAACGTATGCCGAATATTTGGAGCAATTCATGTCCCGTTACAAGCCGGAGGTATTATCGTACGATCATTATCCTTTTCTAGTCATGAAGAGCAGCGACAGCCCGGATATAAGTCCTCGATACTTCTATAACCTGCATCTTATTCGAGAGCAGGCGCTTCTGCACGACGTTCCGTTCTGGCTGTTCATTCAGACCTTGCCATTCAACAATACGAACCGGGATCCCGTGGAAGAAGAGATCCGTTGGCAGGTATACACAAGCCTGGCTTACGGGGCGAAGGGCATTCAATATTTTACATATTGGACGCCTGAGAACGGAACAGAAACGTTCGGCGATGCCATGATTGACCGCGACGGGAACAAAACACGTCATTATGGCGAGGTTCAAACCGTCAATAAGGAGCTGCATGCCATCGGGTCGACCTTGCTGGGCCTGCAATCCAAGGGAATCGTGTTTCACGGTTATGAGCCGGCGTTTATACCCGCACGTACCGGATCGATTGCGCCCCTTCAAGCGATTGACGGAGATCCTGCGCTTATCGGCTGTTTTGAAGATGCGCAAGGCAAGGCGAAGCTCATCGTGGTGAACCAAAGCTTCCGCACTGAAGCCACGGTCGGCTTGAGCCTTCAGCCCGGGCCTGGACGTCAGGCAGCGGTATGGACGAAGGGCAGCAGAGAGCTGGTTGGCATCGGTTCGGACGGCATGCTCGAATTATCGCTGCAGCCGGGCGAAGGGAAGCTGGTCGAGCTTCTATAG
- a CDS encoding BadF/BadG/BcrA/BcrD ATPase family protein, whose amino-acid sequence MQEYVMSIDSGGSKVLCLIQKQDGGLVGWGQGGAANNMTVDEAARSYWTAIQAALETGGIRPACIADTFLSILGPVQALYDAMNQSGIACHSHHCSDTKAALYASTMNNWGIVALSGTGSFVYGRNESGHSRLIGGLGDLLGDDGSGYEIGLSGLRAALRYLEGWGEPTSLAEDIARTWNMTAPGAQLTDEMNPLTRLMSDAARKHLPDNYRHFIARLSRNVASCAQDGDQVALAILQNAGEKLADQAVSLCDYIAFGIEPIPIGRAGGSWKIGGRLQESFEHRLLERMKHRCAVMPSGLEPVFGVFLAGLEVLHIPWNEAMLARITRASHEVTESIR is encoded by the coding sequence GTGCAGGAGTATGTAATGAGCATCGATAGCGGTGGAAGTAAAGTGCTGTGCCTGATTCAAAAGCAGGATGGCGGACTGGTCGGCTGGGGGCAGGGAGGAGCTGCGAACAATATGACGGTCGATGAAGCTGCCCGCTCATATTGGACGGCGATTCAAGCAGCATTGGAGACCGGCGGCATACGGCCGGCATGCATAGCCGATACGTTCCTGTCCATTCTTGGCCCGGTGCAAGCGCTGTATGATGCAATGAACCAAAGCGGTATTGCGTGCCATTCCCATCACTGCAGCGACACCAAGGCAGCGCTTTACGCTTCCACGATGAACAATTGGGGCATCGTAGCGTTAAGCGGAACGGGATCATTCGTATACGGGAGGAATGAAAGCGGGCATTCCAGGCTGATTGGGGGATTAGGCGACTTGCTTGGCGACGACGGCAGCGGATATGAGATCGGCTTAAGCGGGCTGCGGGCGGCATTGCGTTACCTTGAAGGATGGGGAGAGCCTACATCACTTGCGGAAGATATCGCCCGGACGTGGAACATGACCGCTCCTGGTGCTCAGCTTACCGATGAAATGAACCCGCTTACCCGTCTTATGTCCGATGCAGCAAGGAAGCATTTGCCCGACAATTACAGGCATTTCATCGCCAGACTAAGCCGGAATGTAGCCAGCTGTGCGCAAGATGGCGACCAGGTCGCGCTTGCCATATTGCAAAATGCGGGTGAAAAGCTCGCCGACCAGGCGGTTTCGTTATGCGACTATATCGCGTTCGGTATCGAACCGATCCCGATCGGCCGGGCCGGCGGCAGCTGGAAGATCGGAGGCCGGCTCCAGGAATCCTTCGAGCATAGGCTGTTGGAACGAATGAAGCATCGCTGCGCGGTAATGCCTAGCGGGCTCGAACCGGTCTTCGGCGTTTTCCTGGCTGGTCTGGAGGTACTGCATATCCCCTGGAACGAGGCTATGTTGGCACGTATAACGCGCGCAAGTCACGAGGTAACGGAGTCGATTCGATAA
- a CDS encoding peroxiredoxin yields MTQTEVTAYNATYPYAKVGLPAPDFNMLSTKNMDTLEEKVSLDQYRGKWLVLFFWPFDFTFVCPTEILAFSEAYEEFQKLDCEIVGASADSVHTHRAWTQTPVDQGGIGKVKFPMASDFTKEVATAYGILEEQSGAAHRGLFIIDPEGILRYQVVTDMNVGRSVDETLRILQALQAGGLCPANWRPGQKTL; encoded by the coding sequence ATGACTCAAACTGAAGTTACGGCTTACAACGCAACGTACCCGTATGCCAAAGTAGGGCTTCCTGCCCCTGATTTCAATATGCTGTCGACTAAAAACATGGATACGCTGGAGGAAAAAGTGTCGCTTGATCAATACCGCGGCAAGTGGCTCGTATTGTTCTTCTGGCCGTTCGATTTCACCTTCGTATGTCCGACCGAAATACTCGCATTCAGCGAAGCATATGAAGAGTTTCAGAAGCTGGATTGCGAGATCGTAGGCGCTTCTGCAGACAGCGTCCATACCCATCGCGCATGGACTCAAACGCCCGTCGACCAAGGTGGTATCGGCAAAGTGAAATTCCCGATGGCATCCGACTTTACGAAGGAAGTCGCCACCGCCTACGGAATTCTGGAAGAGCAATCGGGCGCCGCTCACCGCGGACTGTTCATTATCGACCCGGAAGGCATTCTGCGCTATCAAGTGGTCACCGATATGAATGTGGGCCGCAGCGTGGACGAGACGCTTCGCATTCTGCAAGCTCTTCAAGCCGGGGGCTTATGTCCGGCCAACTGGAGACCGGGACAGAAGACGCTGTAA
- the trhA gene encoding PAQR family membrane homeostasis protein TrhA: MALTHTYTRREEVANAITHGIGMLLSIAALVVLIVFASLKGTAWHVVSFSIFGATMLLLYTASTLVHSFPEGKVKDLFEILDHSSIYLFIAGTYTPILFGVIRSPLAWTLFGLVWGIAIVGVAFKAFYTKKFLVTSTLFYVLMGWLIVFAWRPLTEHFAGGGLFLLVLGGIFYTVGTVFYVWRGFPYHHAVWHMFVLAGSASHFFAILLYALPTQ, translated from the coding sequence ATGGCCCTCACCCATACATACACCCGCAGGGAGGAAGTCGCGAACGCGATTACGCACGGGATCGGCATGCTGCTCAGCATCGCGGCGCTCGTCGTCTTGATCGTCTTCGCCAGCTTGAAGGGAACGGCTTGGCATGTCGTCAGCTTCTCGATCTTCGGTGCGACGATGCTGCTGCTCTATACGGCTTCGACACTAGTCCACAGCTTTCCCGAAGGCAAAGTGAAGGATCTGTTCGAGATCCTCGACCATAGCTCGATTTATCTATTCATTGCCGGAACGTACACCCCGATTCTGTTCGGCGTCATCCGCAGCCCGCTGGCTTGGACGCTGTTCGGCCTCGTCTGGGGCATTGCCATAGTCGGCGTAGCCTTCAAAGCGTTCTATACGAAAAAATTTCTGGTAACCTCCACGCTCTTCTATGTGCTGATGGGGTGGCTCATCGTCTTTGCCTGGCGGCCGCTTACCGAACATTTTGCAGGCGGCGGGCTGTTCCTGCTTGTGCTGGGCGGCATATTCTATACGGTAGGGACGGTGTTCTACGTGTGGCGCGGATTTCCCTATCATCATGCAGTCTGGCATATGTTCGTGCTGGCTGGCTCCGCGTCTCATTTCTTCGCCATTCTGCTCTACGCACTGCCGACCCAATAA
- a CDS encoding winged helix-turn-helix transcriptional regulator → MQREENSGAMNGGLHLSPPALPHEFETFDEGAFCDSTLRIVVVSPLPASLRALVSALTTRCYDVLVFHNENDPILATIQADLIIIDRRKNVVTDNKPVRGIGSESALLLLMNERPSAPVEGEVLVWPSPVASAMVQIEELASKSQANAALKPSEVSSEDQLLMKDIRMDLKRMTVQRGGRPVSLTKTEFDLLRILSASGGSVMSRQEIMEQIWGDGYFGGSNSVDVHIKSLRQKLGDDPKNPQYILTVRGVGYRFADS, encoded by the coding sequence ATGCAGAGAGAAGAAAACAGCGGTGCAATGAACGGCGGTCTTCACCTGTCTCCACCTGCCTTGCCCCATGAATTCGAAACATTCGACGAGGGGGCCTTCTGCGATTCGACGCTGCGGATCGTCGTCGTGAGTCCTCTGCCGGCTTCTCTTCGGGCGCTGGTATCGGCCTTAACGACGCGCTGCTACGACGTGCTTGTGTTCCATAATGAGAATGATCCGATTCTGGCAACGATTCAGGCCGATCTCATTATTATTGATCGGCGAAAGAACGTTGTAACGGATAACAAGCCTGTTCGTGGTATCGGCAGCGAGTCCGCTCTCCTTCTCCTTATGAATGAACGTCCTTCAGCACCGGTAGAAGGGGAGGTTCTTGTGTGGCCAAGTCCGGTTGCTTCAGCGATGGTTCAGATTGAGGAGCTGGCGAGCAAGAGCCAAGCTAACGCCGCCCTTAAGCCTTCTGAGGTATCGTCTGAGGACCAGCTGTTGATGAAGGATATCCGGATGGACTTGAAACGCATGACTGTGCAGCGCGGCGGGCGGCCTGTCAGCTTAACGAAGACGGAATTCGATCTGCTCCGAATATTATCCGCCAGCGGCGGCAGCGTCATGTCCCGGCAGGAAATTATGGAGCAAATCTGGGGGGACGGCTATTTCGGAGGCAGCAATTCCGTCGATGTGCATATCAAGTCGCTGCGCCAGAAGCTTGGCGACGATCCGAAGAATCCCCAATATATATTAACCGTTCGCGGTGTCGGCTACCGGTTTGCCGATTCATAA
- a CDS encoding L,D-transpeptidase, with protein MPRYRIIVDLSDRKLYLLDVNTVVRAFPVGIGRMVTQTPTGEYTIINKQPNPGGPFGVLWMGLSKPHYGIHGTDDPSSIGKLVSHGCIRMYNEDVLTLSGLVPIHTRVTIRP; from the coding sequence GTGCCCAGGTATCGCATTATCGTCGATTTGTCCGATCGGAAGCTCTATTTGCTCGACGTGAATACCGTCGTTCGCGCCTTTCCCGTCGGTATTGGCCGCATGGTGACTCAGACGCCGACAGGCGAATATACGATCATTAACAAACAGCCTAATCCAGGCGGTCCGTTCGGCGTATTATGGATGGGATTATCCAAGCCTCATTACGGCATTCACGGGACGGACGATCCGTCATCGATCGGCAAGCTAGTTTCCCATGGCTGTATCCGCATGTATAACGAGGACGTCCTCACCCTGTCCGGCCTCGTGCCGATTCACACACGAGTCACCATACGTCCTTGA
- a CDS encoding extracellular solute-binding protein codes for MKKRRTLPVFLSVLLTFLFVITACSSNDSSKGSEGVNAENEQQKGDKTKPANEETEKERNNPPADEKKEPVTLKLITWNVGLYQEAFDMFHAKYPWITIEPILTGGSDAALIEKAAAMQTAGDPADLTWLQGLSDWTKDGLLEDLTPFIENDPTIQNAEVVDGFTDAFRTGDKIYAMPFSRIAAWIVVNKDLLKKHGMEMPSNDWTYDDFLEMAKKATDPAAGEFGISYDQTMYYFLNWIYPVANGSAENLIFMNKDLTQSVAQTPAVMADLKWLQDLTTKWHVRPTAAEGEKLGWDRGNNFLTGKVLFSMGLDWLLPGYQKEAKFEWDILPMPRGKATQATLQIQGPTAILSASKHKAEAFLWLSFQYELEMQKWMMRNGSNTWVIHPELDNYIDQVPLWQGKNKEAVKMTTTMCCGMPGASVPDWSEYQGTIDTALIGPMYDGSDLNAIIPKVEAFNKKTLESRKLLGW; via the coding sequence ATGAAGAAGAGAAGAACGTTACCGGTCTTTCTATCCGTGCTCCTCACATTTTTATTCGTTATTACGGCATGCAGCAGCAATGACAGTTCAAAGGGCAGCGAAGGCGTCAACGCAGAGAATGAACAGCAGAAGGGGGACAAGACGAAACCGGCGAATGAAGAGACCGAGAAGGAACGGAACAATCCACCCGCTGACGAGAAGAAAGAGCCCGTGACGTTAAAGCTGATTACTTGGAACGTAGGCTTGTATCAAGAGGCGTTCGATATGTTCCATGCCAAGTATCCGTGGATTACGATCGAGCCCATTCTAACCGGAGGCTCCGACGCGGCATTGATCGAGAAGGCCGCCGCCATGCAGACGGCAGGCGATCCCGCCGATCTGACCTGGCTGCAAGGGCTAAGCGACTGGACGAAGGATGGCTTGCTGGAAGACCTGACCCCTTTTATCGAGAATGATCCGACGATTCAGAATGCGGAAGTCGTGGATGGCTTCACGGATGCATTCCGAACAGGCGACAAGATCTACGCGATGCCCTTCTCCCGCATAGCGGCCTGGATCGTCGTGAATAAAGATCTGCTGAAGAAGCATGGCATGGAGATGCCTTCGAACGATTGGACGTACGATGATTTTCTGGAGATGGCCAAGAAAGCGACCGACCCGGCTGCCGGAGAGTTCGGCATCTCGTATGATCAGACGATGTACTATTTCCTCAATTGGATCTATCCGGTAGCGAACGGCAGCGCGGAGAATCTGATTTTCATGAACAAGGATTTGACCCAGAGCGTCGCCCAGACGCCGGCTGTGATGGCCGATCTTAAGTGGCTGCAGGATCTGACGACCAAGTGGCATGTCAGGCCGACGGCAGCGGAAGGCGAGAAGCTCGGATGGGATAGAGGAAATAACTTCCTGACCGGTAAGGTTCTGTTCTCGATGGGTCTGGATTGGCTGCTTCCAGGATATCAGAAGGAGGCGAAGTTCGAATGGGATATTCTGCCGATGCCAAGAGGTAAAGCGACGCAGGCTACGCTGCAAATTCAAGGGCCGACAGCCATTCTGAGCGCGTCCAAGCATAAGGCGGAGGCGTTCTTGTGGTTGAGCTTCCAGTATGAACTGGAAATGCAGAAGTGGATGATGCGCAACGGCTCGAACACGTGGGTGATCCATCCTGAGCTGGATAACTATATCGACCAGGTACCGCTCTGGCAGGGGAAGAACAAGGAAGCGGTCAAGATGACAACGACGATGTGCTGCGGAATGCCGGGCGCATCCGTTCCGGATTGGAGCGAATATCAGGGGACGATCGATACCGCGCTTATCGGTCCGATGTATGATGGAAGCGATCTGAACGCGATCATACCGAAAGTGGAAGCCTTCAATAAGAAAACGCTGGAAAGCCGTAAGCTGCTGGGCTGGTAA